One window of Vespula pensylvanica isolate Volc-1 chromosome 15, ASM1446617v1, whole genome shotgun sequence genomic DNA carries:
- the LOC122634581 gene encoding uncharacterized protein LOC122634581 isoform X1 encodes MSNSLDSFLTRIGDVTIERVTPRGGPKSNEAAVQNEPSTNTNMNNAEPQTANEESSEESSGESSDGEQEKKHGALHSEEIEEIRSEGSGDDMDLDETIDSQIGVRVDSERQSHCPPEEDDEEPVNILDTLPLEGAPIEGQEVSEADLLGKPISKDTDDESIDNEKTGSHSGAEDGADGNKRHGDSEHSENVKKKQKKDDGTEESTSECETKAEKKLANMRRNIREVMDETQLDEATLSAQRQEMERLRRVQEQQRIIREVQRQMTINRQNNKTQTRVISLLQGKQNQTGTTISQSSSSSLSSSSTQVRLPNTVLLKVNSSSGTGSQTTSNVQSGQIQRKSIEGTRWQKGRGVYQNAQTSISRVPNRSVGPTMLQQRIRMMTPSVSISPVVPKKEPIDRPEYYSDSDVSDIEAEEALREKHMHLARKMSSGPKSQKVAKGKDVVTISSSSESSDDDCIVLSDPSGEEETDNEDDPSNSGMHTNDRYNIPDEHGRVLINVGHPETEPDVFLAPQVARIIKPHQIGGIRFLYDNIVESIERYKTSSGFGCILAHSMGLGKTLQVASFCDIFFRCTTAKTVLCIMPINTLQNWLAEFNMWLPYEDPTSMEKNKITNIKSESEMESKSEIKEECGSQSDMSNISRPISTESAHRYGQENVPQSLNIMPENPYTHQGYENHMMSSYVQDSMLNKTMPDHHARINQNYPGDITQSSMYNTNPNSMPNFDPMKPELNCHTMQGRPNIPPPNIPPLNIPPPNLPPSNLPPPNLPPPNLPPPNLPPPNLPPPNLPPPNLPPPNLPPPNLPPPNLPPPNLPPPNLPPPNLPPPNLPPPNLPPPKFGMENQNSNMYTTMENQSQGTMYSDMENRTPGPMYPNNHQSGPIYSNYNNPPSTFPNYNQPRQDLDHEPKKENILHQNTEVNVKREPEETIKKEEGITKEEIEDKKNIEKVKTTYMVDAPIGMELRPRHFRLHILNDSHKTMTARAKVIQEWQTGGGVLLIGYELYRQLSMKKPNKAKRKRGQPFKDTVDVEEEDKNKGLLDEMHSALVSPGPDLVICDEGHRIKNSHASISMALKQMRTKRRIVLTGYPLQNNLLEYWCMVDFVRPNYLGTKSEFCNMFERPIQNGQCIDSTPQDIRLMRYRAHVLHALLEGFVQRRSHSVLQVSLPRKEEYILLVRMTPHQRKLYDTFMNQVVKTRAVPNPLKAFAVCCKIWNHPDILYYFLRKRQANEEDDLDLEETIGEKLIPGGKRSKARQSKGESKKGKKTNSTIKSKPAASVQPNPSSSNVDSTEGDSTHSNTKQNNYSNYSMPTNNSGYSNSISQAPYPGYQNYRSNDQNTYYRNDNNHGEYNEFYNNQGQQRYGNQPFPTYTQNTNYNSTQGYNNQSQNYIPPNDQSVNHPQRYPSGPPNSDFRPDQNQGNNYETSGIYPRQPYTYPDQGRNYGTSVNQGPNNYSQVPNQTSAFQAQLPNQSNNIPVPEYSPYAPQNQTQNYGNAAGQTNPMYTRNDNQPLQTSALGYTPNQANQNAGPPPQTTGYLSNQQGQNPPPNQSRGFSPNQQNQNLGLQNSSHAYGNQQTQAMPLQNQQHGYPTQVNPNSAPQTPLNFNQQTSNSIPQNQSHGYMTNQQNQAPISQNQMRGYPPASNQINVPQNATYPQSQTAPNSNISNQVHAYSSDQQGPNASTSNSMHGYPHLVPSSTPQNSSSTYPPPQQSQQSAAPPNQNHGYTTNHQGSTPQNSTHRYNTAQQGQISQPTNQALSYSQNQQSQNSNLNQNDQLYPRNDNQQQSQNYTSTSAPHEFPNDRQGGTTSANSTTNYPSNQTQTQNPILSTYPSDGSHQSQVGQIKGPDDPYWQRDYSGQPFRTDQCNDTYYRDPNVNRFQNNYFPSQSYSNQSYDYAGNHNTDVNSRSDDPKTSQASMGPHIQNAGACDKGNKDMPPNIIPNQSMHQSNLSNKSNYNTEANCPNSTTPGPRSVQGLGPSHSPRLSQADLSKEEEKEKEELLEKDKDDKSDDEILTKDEEKECKSSPGGREDPGIPYDWATELMKGYVPGLIDASAKMTLFFCILEEAIRLGDRVLAFSQSLFTLNLIEDFLARNSLKYPDGQTDAWIKNVNYYRLDGSTSALEREKLINEFNNNPKIHLFLVSTRAGSLGINLVGANRAIVFDASWNPCHDTQAVCRVYRYGQQKPCFVYRLVTDNCLERKIYDRQISKQGMADRVVDQCNPDAHLSLKDATTLSWDWEEDSQVQDFSQTKDSYSDEVMHRVLECHSSLLTKQPFHHESLLVDRKDKKLSQAEKRLARRGYELEKMAANCSRPSYNYVPGNTATRAGGLQIRAIRGGDTGTTSKPVASVRPMQQRGAESLGSRSVTGSRWIPAEVWQRQGMSAQEMTLPLDVVIPTNSPDKGSIVLKAGQRVMVLKSPKGIYMQLESGKIIAIRTALKLNQQKREEEPKKGLSSMVQRNSKPEVSFPLRNNSAISIIPKSSTGNQTSGRPINKSGSGPGYKPFADKEISKRPKPVATAAAKPYLNQVNLTNQVSLSRLPKVKQEPVDHSTLGENSNSSDGQVRTEQRVEEVRLEDVVAEVSSNTDYSPATHNRISNSDTDPTVQKSAEEGTQVYIPDNVTSAQSVQTQHDQSESELSTKVDKQCSQPEEKESTKVDAITSFNNPFSNQNEKRDTATTNDDIIIEEQPHPAPSTSVPLQPLLTPQPVSSAMRVPSTSSLQRSTDTSKNVIETSSMSVTSVCTGTNTTTTPKIIEPCVREAAVQGDPANLPQGYPYAQYPRYYDYADPRSRSLPSPYGTYFPGVPAHTTNPRLPVDTKSQSDAAKPMEDRTMMNVPTVYSQVSSTTAKTLGNTTESKTTETTVTTTVATVLSRDETHIPTAFSHPTSTRYPGPYPPGPYDPYTQHYPPAPGSTAAYPPGGAPGYPAYGGPTYNTEYARMYSAFHGPPPPADPYMHRGYAPPSSHPPNYYPPFPHPPPPYPNYSFLSPYPNPNMPSEPQPPAQ; translated from the exons ATGTCTAATAGTTTGGACAGCTTTTTAACGCGTATTGGGGATGTCACTATCGAACGTGTGACACCTCGTGGGGGCCCTAAATCTAACGAAGCAGCAGTTCAGAATGAACCTTCGACAAATACAAATATGAATAATGCAGAACCACAGACGGCTAACGAGGAGAGCTCCGAAGAGTCCAGCGGGGAATCATCCGACGGGgaacaagaaaagaagcatGGTGCCCTGCATtcagaagaaatagaagaaatacgTTCAGAAGGTTCAGGAGACGACATGGATCTGGACGAAACAATCGATTCTCAGATCGGTGTGAGGGTAGATTCTGAGAGACAAAGTCATTGTCCGCCGGAAGAAGATGACGAGGAACCAGTTAATATTTTGGATACTTTACCATTGGAAG ggGCGCCGATTGAAGGGCAAGAGGTATCTGAAGCTGATTTACTTGGAAAACCAATTTCCAAGGATACAGATGATGAAAGTATAGATAATGAGAAAACAGGATCTCATTCTGGAGCGGAAGATGGAGCAGATGGTAATAAGAGGCATGGAGATTCTGAACATtctgaaaatgtaaaaaagaaacaaaaaaaggatgatGGTACTGAAGAGTCCACATCAGAATGTGAAACGAAAGCAGAGAAGAAGTTAGCAAATATGAGAAGAAATATTCGCGAGGTTATGGATGAAACTCAACTTGATGAAGCTACATTATCGGCTCAGCGACAAGAAATGGAACGTTTGCGACGAGTACAAGAACAACAAAGGATAATTCGGGAAGTACAACGTCAAATGACAATTAATcgtcaaaataataaaacacaaACCAGAGTAATAAGTCTCTTACAAGGTAAACAAAATCAGACAGGAACTACTATTTCCCAATCATCCtcttcatcattatcatcttcaTCTACTCAAGTTCGTTTACCTAACACTGTACTATTGAAAGTAAATTCGAGTTCAGGAACAGGATCTCAAACAACTTCTAATGTACAGTCTGGACAGattcaaagaaaatctatAGAAGGAACACGTTGGCAAAAGGGTAGAGGTGTCTACCAAAATGCTCAGACATCTATTTCACGAGTTCCAAATCGTTCTGTTGGTCCAACTATGTTACAacaaagaataagaatgatGACACCTTCTGTAAGCATCTCACCAGTGGTTCCTAAAAAAGAACCTATTGATAGACCAGAATATTATTCTGATTCTGATGTATCTGATATTGAGGCGGAAGAAGCGTTGCGTGAGAAACATATGCATCTGGCGCGAAAAATGTCAAGTGGCCCTAAATCTCAAAAAGTAGCGAAAGGTAAAGATGTAGTAACGATATCTAGTTCTAGCGAAAGTTCAGACGATGATTGCATAGTACTAAGTGATCCTagtggagaagaagaaactgaCAATGAAGATGATCCATCTAATTCAGGCATGCATACAAATGATAGATATAACATTCCAGATGAACATGGTAGAGTCTTAATCAATGTAGGGCATCCTGAGACAGAGCCAGATGTTTTTTTAGCTCCACAGGTAGCACGTATCATCAAGCCACATCAAATCGGTGGTATACGTTTTctatatgataatattgttGAAAGCATTGAGAGGTATAAAACTAGTTCTGGATTTGGGTGTATATTGGCACATAGTATGGGTCTGGGTAAAACACTTCAAGTAGCTAGTTTttgtgacattttttttcggtGTACCACTGCCAAGACTGTACTTTGCATTATGCCTATTAATACTTTGCAAAATTGGTTGGCTGAATTTAATATGTGGTTACCATATGAAGATCCTACATCcatggaaaagaataaaattacaaacatAAAGTCAGAATCTGAAATGGAATCTAAgtcagaaataaaagaagaatgtgGTAGCCAAAGCGATATGTCAAACATATCCAGGCCTATAAGTACAGAATCGGCTCATCGCTATGGACAAGAAAATGTGCCACAGTCTTTAAATATTATGCCAGAGAATCCATATACTCATCAAGGATATGAAAATCATATGATGTCAAGTTATGTACAAGACAgtatgttaaataaaacaatgccAGATCATCATGCACGTATCAACCAAAACTACCCTGGAGATATTACACAATCTTCAATGTATAATACCAATCCAAACTCCATGCCTAATTTTGATCCTATGAAACCAGAATTAAATTGTCATACCATGCAAGGTAGACCAAATATACCTCCACCAAATATACCACCATTGAATATACCACCACCTAATTTACCTCCATCCAATTTACCTCCACCCAATTTACCTCCTCCCAATTTACCTCCCCCCAATTTACCTCCACCCAACTTACCTCCACCAAATTTACCTCCACCAAATTTACCTCCACCAAATTTACCTCCACCAAATTTACCTCCACCAAATTTACCTCCACCTAATTTACCTCCACCCAATTTACCTCCACCTAATTTACCTCCACCCAATTTACCTCCACCCAATTTGCCTCCACCTAAATTTGGTATGGAAAATCAGAATTCTAATATGTACACAACCATGGAAAATCAATCACAAGGAACAATGTATTCAGATATGGAGAACAGAACTCCTGGGCCTATGTATCCTAATAATCATCAATCTGGAccaatttattcaaattataataatcctCCAAGTACCTTTCCCAATTATAATCAACCTCGTCAAGATTTGGATCATGAgccaaagaaagagaatattttacaTCAAAATACGGAAGTTAATGTAAAGAGAGAACCggaagaaacaataaaaaaagaagaaggtataactaaagaagaaatagaagataaaaagaatatagaaaaagtcAAAACAACTTATATGGTAGATGCTCCTATTGGTATGGAATTAAGACCAAGACATTTTCGTTTACATATTTTGAATGATTCACACAAAACTATGACAGCAAGAGCTAAAGTTATACAAGAGTGGCAAACAGGAGGTGGTGTTTTATTAATTGGATATGAATTATATAGACAGTTGTCTATGAAAAAACCGAACAAAGCAAAACGAAAACGAGGTCAACCTTTTAAAGATACGGTTGAtgttgaagaagaagacaaaaacaaAGGTTTGTTAGATGAGATGCACTCTGCATTAGTTAGTCCTGGTCCAGATTTAGTTATTTGTGATGAAGGTCATCGCATAAAAAATTCTCATGCTAGTATTAGTATGGCTCTAAAACAAATGCGTACGAAACGAAGAATTGTATTAACTGGTTATccattacaaaataatttgctCGAGTATTGGTGTATGGTCGATTTTGTAAGACCTAATTATTTAGGAACCAAGAGTGAATTTTGTAATATGTTTGAAAGGCCAATACAAAATGGTCAGTGTATTGATTCAACACCACAAGATATTCGCTTAATGCGATATCGAGCGCATGTACTACATGCTCTGTTAGAAGGTTTTGTACAGAGAAGATCTCATTCGGTACTCCAAGTGTCATTACCACgcaaagaagaatatattcttcttGTTAGAATGACACCACATCAACGTAAACTCTATGATACTTTTATGAATCAAGTTGTTAAAACAAGAGCAGTCCCAAATCCTTTAAAAGCCTTTGCTGTTTGCTGCAAAATTTGGAATCATCCAGATATACTATATTACTTTCTTAGAAAACGTCAAGCAAACGAAGAGGATGATCTAGACTTAGAAGAAACAATAGGAGAAAAATTAATACCTGGtggaaaacgatcgaaagctCGTCAGTCAAAAGGAGAATctaagaaagggaagaaaacaaattcaaCTATAAAAAGTAAGCCTGCAGCAAGTGTACAACCTAATCCTTCCTCATCCAATGTTGATAGTACAGAAGGAGACAGTACACATTCtaatacaaaacaaaataattatagcaATTATTCTATGCCTACAAATAATTCAGGATATTCGAATTCTATATCACAGGCACCTTATCCTGGATATCAAAattatcgttcgaacgatcaaaATACGTATTacagaaatgataataatcatgGAGAATATAATGAATTCTACAATAATCAAGGTCAACAAAGATATGGAAATCAACCCTTCCCAACATATACACAAAATACTAATTATAATTCTACACAAGGATACAACAATCAGTCACAAAATTATATACCACCAAATGATCAATCTGTTAATCATCCACAAAGATATCCTTCGGGACCACCTAATTCAGATTTTCGTCCGGATCAAAATCaaggaaataattatgaaacatCAGGAATATATCCACGTCAACCATATACGTATCCGGATCAAGGACGTAATTATGGAACATCCGTAAATCAAGGGCCTAATAATTACTCTCAAGTCCCAAATCAGACCTCTGCCTTTCAGGCTCAGTTACCTAATCAATCTAATAATATACCTGTTCCTGAATATTCACCTTATGCTCCACAAAATCAAACTCAAAATTATGGCAATGCTGCAGGACAAACAAATCCTATGTATACACGAAATGATAATCAACCTTTACAAACTTCTGCTTTAGGATATACTCCTAATCAAGCAAATCAGAATGCAGGACCTCCACCACAAACTACGGGATATCTTTCAAATCAACAAGGACAGAATCCACCACCTAATCAAAGTCGTGGTTTTTCTCCAAATCAACAAAACCAAAATCTTGGATTACAGAATTCATCTCATGCTTATGGAAATCAGCAAACACAAGCAATGCCACTTCAGAATCAACAGCATGGCTATCCAACACAAGTGAATCCTAATTCTGCTCCACAAACACCTCTTAATTTCAACCAACAAACTTCAAATTCAATACCACAAAATCAGTCTCATGGATATATGACAAATCAGCAAAATCAAGCTCCAATTTCCCAGAATCAAATGCGCGGATATCCGCCAGCATCAAATCAGATCAACGTACCACAAAACGCAACGTATCCGCAAAGTCAAACAGCTCCCAATTCTAATATTTCGAATCAAGTACATGCCTATTCGTCCGATCAGCAAGGTCCTAATGCAAGCACATCAAACTCTATGCATGGATATCCTCATCTTGTACCATCATCAACCCCGCAAAATTCATCCTCTACATATCCACCTCCACAGCAAAGTCAACAATCAGCTGCTCCACCTAATCAGAATCACGGATATACTACTAATCATCAAGGATCAACACCACAAAACTCTACTCATAGATACAATACAGCACAACAAGGACAAATTTCTCAACCTACAAATCAGGCTTTATCTTATTCTCAAAATCAACAGTCACAAAATTCAAACTTAAATCAAAATGACCAACTTTATCCACGAAATGATAATCAGCAGCAATCGCAAAATTATACATCAACAAGTGCACCTCATGAATTTCCAAACGATCGTCAAGGTGGAACTACATCTGCAAATTCTACTACTAATTATCCGTCTAATCAAACACAAACGCAGAATCCTATTTTGTCAACTTATCCTTCTGATGGTTCACATCAAAGTCAGGTTGGACAAATAAAAGGACCTGATGATCCATATTGGCAACGTGATTATTCTGGACAACCATTTCGAACGGATCAATGCAATGATACATATTACAGAGATCCTAATGTAAATAGGTTtcagaataattatttcccTTCACAAAGTTATTCTAATCAGTCTTATGATTATGCAGGAAATCATAATACCGACGTAAATTCTCGCTCTGATGATCCTAAAACTTCTCAAGCAAGTATGGGTCCTCATATACAAAATGCTGGTGCTTGTGATAAAGGCAATAAGGATATGCCACCTAATATAATCCCAAATCAGTCCATGCATCAGAGTAATCTTTCTAATAAATCGAACTATAACACAGAAGCCAATTGTCCAAATTCTACAACTCCAGGACCTAGATCAGTACAAGGACTTGGACCATCTCACAGTCCTCGATTAAGTCAGGCTGATTTGtccaaggaagaagaaaaagagaaagaagaattactagaaaaagataaagatgataAGTCGGACGACGAAATTCTTACcaaggatgaagaaaaagaatgcaaAAGTTCTccaggaggaagagaagatccTGGAATACCATATGATtgg GCGACGGAATTAATGAAAGGCTATGTACCTGGATTGATTGATGCTTCCGCAAAAATGACCCTTTTTTTCTGCATATTAGAAGAAGCGATACGTTTAGGAGATCGCGTCTTGGCATTTTCTCAATCATTATTTACATTGAATCTCATAGAAGACTTCTTAGCCAGAAACAGTTTGAAATATCCAGACGGTCAAACGGATGCTtggataaaaaatgttaattattatagacTAGATGGAAGTACTAGtgcgttagaaagagaaaaacttatcaatgaatttaataataatccaaaAATACATCTCTTTTTGGTATCAACGCGTGCCGGTTCATTGGGTATCAATCTTGTTGGAGCGAATCGTGCGATCGTATTTGATGCTTCTTGGAATCCTTGTCACGACACGCAGGCTGTATGTAGAGTGTATAGATATGGACAGCAAAAGCCTTGCTTTGTTTATCGGTTAGTGACAGACAATTGtctcgaaagaaagatttatgaTAGACAAATAAGCAAACAAGGAATGGCTGATCGCGTTGTCGATCAGTGCAATCCTGATGCACATCTATCTCTTAAAGATGCAACTACGTTATCTTGGGATTGGGAGGAAGATAGTCAAGTACAAGATTTTTCTCAAACAAAAGATAGTTACTCAGACGAAGTTATGCATCGCGTATTGGAATgtcattcttctcttcttaccAAACAGCCATTCCATCATGAAAGTCTTTTGGTAGatcgaaaagataagaaactCAGTCAAGCGGAAAAACGATTGGCTCGTCGTGGTTATGAACTTGAGAAAATGGCTGCAAATTGTTCTAGACCAAGTTACAATTATGTTCCAGGAAATACGGCAACGAGAG caGGAGGTTTACAAATTAGAGCTATTCGTGGTGGTGACACTGGTACCACATCAAAACCAGTAGCTTCTGTGAGACCAATGCAACAACGTGGTGCTGAAAGTTTAGGCTCCCGAAGCGTAACTGGAAGTAGGTGGATACCTGCAGAAGTATGGCAGAGACAAGGAATGAGCGCACAGGAAATGACATTACCCTTAGATGTAGTTATACCAACTAATTCACCAGACAAAGGAAGCATTGTATTGAAAGCAGGACAACGTGTGATGGTATTAAAAAGTCCTAAAGGAATCTATATGCAACTTGAATCTGGTAAAATCATTGCAATTAGAACTGCACTTAAATTGAATCAacagaaacgagaagaagagcCTAAAAAGG GTCTATCCTCTATGGTTCAGAGGAACTCTAAACCCGAGGTTAGCTTCccattaagaaataattcagCAATTTCTATAATACCGAAATCATCAACAGGCAATCAAACTAGTGGACGACCAATCAATAAATCCGGAAGTGGACCTGGTTATAAACCATTTGcagataaagaaatttcaaagagaCCAAAACCTGTTGCAACTGCAGCTGCTAAACCTTATTTAAATCAAGTTAATTTAACTAATCAAGTTTCTTTATCAAGATTACCAAAAGTCAAACAAGAGCCTGTTGATCATTCTACTCTTGGCGAAAATTCTAACTCTTCTGATGGACAAGTGAGAACGGAACAAAGAGTCGAGGAAGTTAGATTAGAGGATGTAGTTGCTGAAGTTAGTTCAAATACAGATTATAGTCCTGCCACTCATAATCGTATTTCTAATTCAGACACGGATCCTACTGTACAAAAGTCTGCTGAGGAAGGTACGCAGGTCTACATACCTGATAATGTAACTAGCGCACAAAGTGTTCAAACGCAACACGATCAGTCAGAGTCAGAATTATCGACGAAAGTAGATAAGCAATGTTCACAGCCAGAGGAAAAAGAGTCTACGAAAGTAGACGCTATAACGAGTTTTAATAATCCATTTTCTAACCAAAATGAAAAACGTGATACTGCTACAACTAACgatgatattataatagaagaaCAACCACATCCAGCACCTTCTACTTCCGTACCACTGCAACCATTATTAACGCCACAACCAGTATCGTCGGCTATGCGAGTACCATCGACATCTTCTCTACAGAGAAGTACAGATACATCTAAAAATGTTATAGAAACATCCAGTATGTCCGTTACGTCTGTATGCACCGGAACAAACACTACAACAACACCAAAAATAATAGAACCATGTGTACGCGAAGCAGCAGTTCAAGGAGATCCTGCTAATCTTCCACAAGGTTATCCTTATGCTCAATATCCAAGGTACTACGACTATGCAGATCCAAGATCACGTTCATTGCCCAGTCCTTATGGGACATATTTCCCTGGCGTCCCGGCTCACACGACAAATCCTCGATTACCAGTGGATACGAAGTCACAATCGGATGCGGCAAAGCCTATGGAAGATCGGACGATGATGAATGTACCTACTGTATATTCTCAAGTATCTAGTACAACTGCCAAAACATTAGGAAATACAACTGAATCTAAAACTACAGAGACAACTGTTACAACAACAGTAGCTACTGTCTTAAGTAGAGACGAAACACATATACCTACTGCGTTCAGTCATCCCACGAGTACTCGTTACCCTGGACCTTATCCACCTGGACCGTATGATCCATATACGCAACATTATCCTCCAGCTCCGGGATCTACTGCTGCTTATCCACCAGGTG GAGCACCAGGATATCCGGCATACGGTGGACCAACATACAACACCGAATACGCTCGTATGTACTCGGCATTCCATGGTCCACCTCCTCCGGCAGATCCGTATATGCATAGGGGCTATGCGCCACCTTCTTCACATCCTCCTAATTATTATCCACCCTTTCCCCATCCTCCCCCACCTTATCcaaattattcgtttctttcaccATATCCCAATCCAAACATGCCCAGTGAACCACAACCACCAGCCCAGTAG